A stretch of DNA from Brevibacterium sp. CBA3109:
ACGCACACCGTGTTCGTGACAGACGCACACCGTGTTCGTGACAGACGCACACTGTGCCTCTGACCGACGCGCATCGCGCCCCTGACCTACGTACTCATGGCACGTGCTCTCACTGCCGTGAGGCCTGAACCGAGCGAATCATGCCGACCAGCGCCTGTGCCGATGAGTCCCAATCGAATGACTGTGCCTGCTTCTGCCCTGCCGCCGAGAGTTCGGACCACAGTCTGGCATCTGTGAGACGGCCGATCGTGGCTGCCACGTCACTGGCGTCATCGGGGTCGAAGTACACGGCAGCGTCCCCCGCGATCTCATGGAAGATCGAAATGTCCGAGATCGCCACTGGGACCCCCTGGGCCATCGCCTCGATGACAGGAAGCCCGAACCCCTCCTCCTGAGAGGCCGTGACCAGAGCGGTCGCGCCCTCGAGCAGTTCTGCATACTCGTCATCACTGACACCCCGGTGGAAGACCACCTTCGCCTGGTCAGGGATCAGCGCACGCAATGCGGCTTCACGTCTGCCGTCGATGCGGCTGGCGATGTGCAGTGTCCACCCCGGCAGATGCACGAGCGAGCGAATGAGGGTTTCGACGTTCTTGTACGGCAGGAACGCGCCCATGTAGACCAGCGAGCGTGCATCATGCCTGTTGACCGCGCGGACTCCGGCAACAGCAGCCTCGGCGGCATTGGACACGACCGTCACTGGCTTCGTTGACAGCCGGTGATCGGCGATGAGGTCCTTCGTCGTCTGACTCACGGCTGCGATCGCATCGGCGCGCCCCAGCAGCAGACGTTGCGGGGCGAAGCTGAGGTGGTAGGCCCGCCACAGCATTCGGACTGCTGAGGGCAGATCGGCAGGGGGCAGCGGATGCGAATAGTAGATGAGATCGTGCACGGTAAGGATGAGACCGTACCTGCGTCCCGTTGATCCCATCACCTGCATGGTTGAGAAGACCACATCGGCACCGAGGGCGTTGAGCTTTCTCCCCATGAAGATCTCCTGTGGCGACGTGGGGGAGTTGAGTTTGACCCACGCGCAGTCGGGGAGCAGATCCAATTGAGCCTCGTCGTTGATGATGGCAGTGACCTCGATGTCGGTTCTGCGCACGGCTTTCAGAAGAGCCGCGAGCAGGCATGAGCCGTAGCGGGAGATGCCGTCGTGGTGGGTCGTTCGCGTGAAGCGGGCATCGAAGAAGACGCGGATCGTTTCGCTCGGCTGAGGACTGCGTGTGCTTTTGCTCATGGAACTCCGAGTCGATAGTGTAATCATTTGTAAGTCCGCGTTCATCCGAGATTGCGTGCATCGTGTCGAAGGGTCAGTGAGTGAAGGAAACATCACCTGCGTCCGGGGCCCTGAGGCCTCGGTCATGATTCTAACGGTTGTCGCTCTTGCCGCACTCATCATTCTCACGCCCCTCATCACTCGCTTGCTCGGCAAAGCCAGCGGTTGGCTCCTGGCTGCCGCCTATCTCGGCGTTGCCGGCCTGTTCACCCCCACCGCCGCCGAGGTGATGGCCGGGGCCACCCCGGAAGTGACCTACCAGTGGATTCCCACCTTCGGAGTCGATCTGGCTCTACGCGCCGATGGCATCGGCGTCATCTTCACCTACATCGCACTGATCATCGGTGCGATCGTCTTCGTCTATTCGACCAGTTACCTGTCCCACGGACGAAACACGAGCTTCTACTGGCTGATGGTGATCTTCACCTTCTCCATGGTGATGCTCGTCCTCAGCGATAATCTGCTGGTGCTGTTCGTCTGCTGGGAACTGACATCCCTGGCATCATTCTTCCTCATCGCGCGGTCGGGGTCACCCGCGCAGGCGCCGTCCTTGCGCACCATGCTCATCACCTTCCTCGGCGGACTCTCACTGTTGGTCGGAACCGGTGTGATCATCGCAGTGACCGGTACGACGAGCGTCCACGAGGCGCTGATCTCGCCGGTCTGGTCACAGAATCCGGCCACGACGACCTTGGTGGCCATCCTCATCGCGGTCGCAGCGATGACGAAGTCCGCCCAGTTCCCGTTCCACTCCTGGCTGCCCGACGCTATGGCTGCGGCCACACCTGTATCGGCGTATCTGCACGCTGCTGCCGTCGTCAAAGCCGGCATCTTCCTGCTGCTGCGTTTCTCCCCGGCCTTCCACGCCACACCAGCTTGGAACGTTCTGCTCATCGTCGCGGGTCTGATCACGGCTTCCATCGGCGGATGGTTCGCTCTCAACCAGTACGACGTCAAGAAGCTGATGGCCTATTCGACGGTGTCGCAGCTGGGCCTGATCACCGCAGTCATCGGCATCGGCACCGAAACGGCGATCGCGGCGGCGTGTTTGCACGTGATCGCCCATGCTCTGTTCAAATCGGGCCTGTTCATGATGGTCGGTGTCATCGATCATCTCGCCGGCACGCGTGAGCTGACCCGGATTCCACGACTGATGCGCGCCGCACCGGCCTCCTTCACTGTGATGATCATCGGCTGCGCCTCAATGGCGGGTATTCCGCCGCTGCTCGGCTTCGTGTCCAAGGAGTCCCTGTTCACCGCCTTCAACGACACCCCCGGCTCGAACTGGACGGCTTGGGCGGCTCTGCTGGTCGCTGTTGGTGCTTCGGTTCTCACCTTCGCCTATTGCGCGAAGTCCGTGTGGGGCGCGTTCATCGACGGCAAACCCGTGGACCGGGCGCGGCTGGGGCACAACTCACCCGTCATGCTCATCTCCGCTGCTATTCCGATCCTCGCCTCGATTCCGCTCAGCTTCGTTCTGTTCGCCTTCGACAATCCCCTCGACCAGGCTGTCGCTGCGGCCATCCCGGATGCGAGCGAAGCGGTGCACCTGGCTCTCTGGCACGGAGTCAACAAGGAACTCGTCGCCTCACTGCTCATCATCGTGATCGGCGTAGTCATCATCGTCAACCGTTCACG
This window harbors:
- a CDS encoding glycosyltransferase family 1 protein, whose protein sequence is MSKSTRSPQPSETIRVFFDARFTRTTHHDGISRYGSCLLAALLKAVRRTDIEVTAIINDEAQLDLLPDCAWVKLNSPTSPQEIFMGRKLNALGADVVFSTMQVMGSTGRRYGLILTVHDLIYYSHPLPPADLPSAVRMLWRAYHLSFAPQRLLLGRADAIAAVSQTTKDLIADHRLSTKPVTVVSNAAEAAVAGVRAVNRHDARSLVYMGAFLPYKNVETLIRSLVHLPGWTLHIASRIDGRREAALRALIPDQAKVVFHRGVSDDEYAELLEGATALVTASQEEGFGLPVIEAMAQGVPVAISDISIFHEIAGDAAVYFDPDDASDVAATIGRLTDARLWSELSAAGQKQAQSFDWDSSAQALVGMIRSVQASRQ
- a CDS encoding DUF4040 family protein, producing the protein MILTVVALAALIILTPLITRLLGKASGWLLAAAYLGVAGLFTPTAAEVMAGATPEVTYQWIPTFGVDLALRADGIGVIFTYIALIIGAIVFVYSTSYLSHGRNTSFYWLMVIFTFSMVMLVLSDNLLVLFVCWELTSLASFFLIARSGSPAQAPSLRTMLITFLGGLSLLVGTGVIIAVTGTTSVHEALISPVWSQNPATTTLVAILIAVAAMTKSAQFPFHSWLPDAMAAATPVSAYLHAAAVVKAGIFLLLRFSPAFHATPAWNVLLIVAGLITASIGGWFALNQYDVKKLMAYSTVSQLGLITAVIGIGTETAIAAACLHVIAHALFKSGLFMMVGVIDHLAGTRELTRIPRLMRAAPASFTVMIIGCASMAGIPPLLGFVSKESLFTAFNDTPGSNWTAWAALLVAVGASVLTFAYCAKSVWGAFIDGKPVDRARLGHNSPVMLISAAIPILASIPLSFVLFAFDNPLDQAVAAAIPDASEAVHLALWHGVNKELVASLLIIVIGVVIIVNRSRVFVFFHRATLGFNGADVIAGITVVLRRIGRMLGIFVHPMNSGPYLAMSLGGLAVLTFTAVPLIYSDLPPLQEGLWKPVDIVLLVLITVAVLVVCTSHSRLTTVVALSGVGILATVQILALGAPDVTLTQLLVEAMTIIVIMLVLQKLPRSFWKYPKRLQSTRAIFAIIVGAAVTVLTLALNGRRERSDLGLYYIENAPDISGGHNIVNTILVEFRALDTLGELTVLGMAGIAIVAVMSTVKDKFIDPPAENIPEPPRRAWVSVRPRGTSAYRAVHEAWPNVIPLQLTIKVLGPLLAITSLVIFWRGHNEPGGGFIAALIGSAVIGLLYMSTAKDRAIGPPKAPLYLIGFGVATAVATGFIGLVFAGSFLKPMHGYLLGQHFTTSMIFDLGVYLAVLGLILLSFNLLGVSDSAATPAGDDVLTNGIIHRDVERTRERADELVYGELSGPMDAIRGERPDRERRARVSDPDAKVRASSTHILRGDAPVERSTGNPTDPKPTDEQEGVR